From Haemorhous mexicanus isolate bHaeMex1 chromosome 1, bHaeMex1.pri, whole genome shotgun sequence, one genomic window encodes:
- the LOC132323793 gene encoding uncharacterized protein LOC132323793 — protein MNTASTSESGSYSTNHPGPFIYAQSSAQQPYPNPWYLSYAYSPYCVPAPGFRSGNPYFPFYSVALHEYPRFFVPQQPVHARINRRPYFNAAPPSPMFYHATRFRHYNSPGKKMETKETQTDPRQPESKQKRHQDIRAETKGCDAGNTACVSPGIGTETESSSEKQNSFGSSIVVDREFHNKNPASSTQYRSLPSGSYAFEKEEVRIEYGNGSPAIQLWKSFKETIPLYDVASGKPVPENIVPHDLFSVSSCEGMIYGPHEGKNMLPGASLDERKAVVTSKQGAEAVQEKDVQNNEVKVGAEKMAKSPPGETMAVQITELARSVGVDQPVVIAKKSGTKRSAGSKTSQEELGFSQQAGLFPSNMEVMSDFQQKKLNLSHSATSESQTEKSIWCDKSIEKFAPSSSWLACLDSMDTNYNACLPQRKRRSVISLSSDDMSSGEEGSSTDNAPVSYFVPDYVLQKSMYTLQKSTEGLEQIKSGGSPNVDEVVEKEQVNSLNDQDVNSSNTKIKETSGKGRKLGALSRSSSRKEVNSPNKKATKSLSEVEDSEEYSVKGEEEDEDGEDEYEEDEDDDDMDEIECFFQEAPPYGILRPSKGNFYQVGQRVLWKPSTNVVPAQLISWPAQEKIKTRSGLVENIGVVYKPKKREQDEVVYSDYGYYGRKRPMTRREGLEHQRMLRKFLRGRLLRENMGIPPEEYWIRSGAKPRFISQIRGSFSPSARSKEQGTKKGGRNTTDQLMKVIVKFALRLYIGEITPFISCYLVCPPLVKAKKKRMGKPPSKRRDTRHEVEEVEMWELPKHSVHKG, from the exons atgaatactGCCTCAACTTCAGAAAGTGGATCATATTCCACAAACCACCCAGGACCCTTTATTTATGCACAGTCATCAGCTCAACAGCCTTATCCAAATCCATGGTACCTCAGTTATGCATACAGTCCATACTGCGTACCTGCTCCAG GCTTCCGAAGTGGAAAtccatattttccattttattctgTTGCGCTCCATGAGTACCCTAGATTTTttgtcccacagcagccagtgcATGCAAGAATTAACAGAAGGCCTTATTTTAATGCTGCCCCACCTTCCCCTATGTTTTATCATGCAACAAGATTTAGACATTATAATAGCCCTGGgaagaaaatggagacaaaagAAACACAGACTGATCCTAGACAGCctgaaagcaagcaaaaaagGCATCAAGATATCCGTGCAGAAACGAAAGGTTGTGATGCAGGAAATACAGCCTGTGTTTCTCCTGGTATAGGTACAGAGACTGAAAGCAgttcagagaaacaaaattcCTTTGGCTCTTCTATTGTGGTAGACAGAGAGTTTCATAATAAGAACCCTGCCAGCTCTACACAGTATAGAAGTCTTCCTTCTGGGAGCTATGCCTTTGAGAAGGAAGAAGTGAGGATAGAATATGGAAATGGCTCTCCAGCTATTCAGCTGTGGAAGTCCTTTAAAGAAACAATCCCATTGTATGATGTGGCAAGTGGTAAACCAGTTCCAGAGAACATAGTGCCACATGACTTATTTTCTGTTAGCTCATGTGAAGGCATGATATATGGCCCCCATGAAGGGAAGAATATGCTGCCAGGGGCTTCCTTAGATGAGAGAAAAGCTGTTGTCACCTCCAAACAGGGTGCTGAAGCTGTGCAAGAGAAAGATGTCCAAAATAATGAAGTGAAGGTGGGTGCAGAAAAGATGgcaaaatcccccccaggtgaAACCATGGCAGTGCAAATCACAGAGTTGGCAAGATCTGTTGGTGTAGATCAACCAGTGGTAATAGCTAAGAAATCTGGCACTAAAAGGTCTGCAGGATCAAAAACTTCTCAAGAAGAGCTTGGCTTTAGTCAACAAGCAGGACTATTTCCATCTAATATGGAGGTAATGAGTGACTTTCAGcagaaaaagctgaatttaaGCCACAGTGCAACCAGTGAAAGTCAGACGGAAAAAAGTATTTGGTGTGACAAATCAATTGAGAAGTTTGCTCCCTCTAGCAGCTGGCTGGCTTGTTTGGACAGTATGGACACAAACTACAATGCCTGTTTGCCACAAAGGAAGCGTCGAAGTGTAATCAGTCTGTCTTCTGATGACATGTCCTCTGGAGAGGAAGGCTCATCAACTGATAATGCCCCAGTGTCTTATTTTGTGCCTGACTATGTGCTTCAGAAAAGCATGTATACTCTTCAGAAAAGTACAGAGGGCTTAGAGCAAATTAAAAGTGGTGGATCCCCTAATGTAGATGAAGTGGTAGAAAAGGAGCAGGTGAACAGCCTGAATGACCAAGACGTCAACTCTTCAAACACAAAGATCAAAGAGACTTCAGGTAAAGGTAGAAAGCTGGGAGCCCTTTCTAGGTCCTCTAGTAGGAAAGAAGTCAATTCTCCCAACAAAAAAGCAACTAAGAGTTTGTCAGAAGTTGAGGACTCTGAAGAATATTCTGtgaagggagaagaggaagatgaagatgGAGAGGATGAGtatgaggaggatgaggatgatgacGACATGGATGAAATTGAGTGTTTCTTTCAAGAAGCCCCTCCATATGGCATCTTGAGGCCAAGTAAAGGAAATTTCTACCAAGTCGGCCAGAGAGTGCTTTGGAAACCATCTACAAATGTTGTACCAGCACAATTAATTAGCTGGCCTGctcaagagaaaataaaaactaggAGTGGGCTTGTTGAAAACATTGGTGTAGTTTACAAGCCAAAGAAGAGAGAACAAGATGAAGTTGTATACAGTGACTATGGGTATTATGGAAGAAAGAGGCCTATGACAAGAAGAGAAGGACTTGAACACCAGCGAATGCTACGGAAATTCTTGAGAG gAAGGCTGTTAAGAGAGAACATGGGGATACCACCTGAAGAGTACTGGATAAGAAGTGGTGCTAAACCCAGATTTATCAGCCAAATACGTGGTAGTTTCTCACCTTCAGCAAGGAGCAAAGAACAAG GTACaaaaaagggagggaggaacACCACGGACCAGCTGATGAAAGTCATTGTTAAATTTGCCTTGAGACTATACATTGGAGAAATAACACCATTTATATCTTGTTATTTAGTGTGCCCACCTTTGGttaaagcaaagaagaaaagaatgggCAAGCCACCTTCAAAACGCAGAGACACAAGACATGAGGTGGAAGAAGTAGAAATGTGGGAGCTGCCTAAACACAGCGTGCACAAAGGTTAG